One Natrinema salaciae genomic region harbors:
- a CDS encoding histidine kinase N-terminal 7TM domain-containing protein, with protein sequence MSIYLSSYHVLVALSAAVSCGIALTAWRNRDIPGARWLAVLMVAVTIWGLAKLLEMYSSGLSTTLFWVNVQYAGIVVVPVGWLAFAFEYTGRDGRVNGRTLASLLVVPVLVTVLLWTNETHGLFRTVDGIRRYGTFSVLHATAGPAFWVHIGYSYLLLVIGSWVIVQLTLLSNRQYYGQAIGLLVAVLVPWIGNAIYVTELAPAGFDPTIMAFTLTGLMLLVIVARHRFLALVPAAKEVARDELIETMSDAVLVVDGRGQIVDTNPAARAILGAGSSAVTGRQLGDVCPSLADVVETPIADENETVRTELSLVDDDMRRYYDVRVSVLTRGYGLVTGKLISLRDISEQRQHEQRLNVLNRLLRHDIRTELNVIKGHTSLLADELAESPLREHTARVDTAVTTIIERSEKFARVVKQLDVDRSEPVDLAADVATLVETTRRTHPDVRIAFTSDEEAWTTAGPFITTALEELVTNAIEHADRPDLEISIGVTVEQEDDRDVVRVRVADNGPGIPEAELEPIVQGTETQLTHSTGVGLWLVTWIVQETGGSIEITGGDDGSRVVITLPRASDRERDAAMVD encoded by the coding sequence ATGTCGATCTATCTCTCTTCCTATCACGTTCTCGTCGCTCTGTCGGCCGCTGTATCGTGCGGAATCGCGCTCACCGCCTGGCGAAATCGGGATATTCCGGGTGCTCGCTGGCTCGCAGTGCTCATGGTTGCGGTGACGATCTGGGGCCTCGCGAAACTCCTCGAGATGTACAGTTCCGGGCTCTCGACGACGCTATTCTGGGTGAACGTCCAGTACGCCGGAATCGTCGTCGTTCCCGTGGGGTGGCTGGCGTTCGCGTTCGAGTACACGGGCCGAGACGGCCGGGTGAACGGGCGGACGCTGGCATCGTTGCTGGTCGTGCCAGTACTCGTCACCGTCTTGCTCTGGACGAACGAGACCCACGGCCTCTTCAGGACGGTAGACGGCATTCGGCGCTACGGCACGTTCTCCGTGCTTCACGCGACGGCCGGGCCGGCGTTCTGGGTTCACATCGGGTATTCCTACCTGTTGCTGGTGATCGGTTCGTGGGTGATCGTACAGCTCACCCTCCTGTCCAACCGCCAGTATTACGGACAGGCGATCGGACTGCTCGTCGCTGTGCTCGTGCCCTGGATCGGGAACGCGATCTACGTTACCGAACTCGCGCCCGCCGGCTTCGACCCGACGATCATGGCGTTTACCCTCACTGGGCTGATGCTGCTGGTGATCGTCGCCCGCCACCGGTTTCTGGCGCTCGTCCCGGCCGCGAAAGAGGTCGCGCGGGACGAACTCATCGAGACGATGAGCGATGCAGTCCTCGTCGTCGACGGTCGCGGGCAAATCGTCGATACGAATCCGGCCGCACGGGCCATTCTCGGTGCCGGAAGCTCGGCCGTGACCGGCCGACAGCTCGGCGACGTCTGCCCCTCGCTGGCCGATGTCGTCGAGACGCCGATCGCCGACGAGAACGAGACGGTCCGGACCGAACTCTCGCTCGTGGACGACGACATGCGCCGCTACTACGACGTTCGCGTCTCGGTTCTGACGCGGGGGTACGGACTGGTAACCGGGAAGCTGATCAGTCTCCGGGACATTTCCGAGCAGCGACAGCACGAACAGCGGCTGAACGTCCTCAATCGACTCCTTCGTCACGATATCCGGACCGAACTGAACGTCATCAAGGGACACACGTCGTTGCTGGCGGACGAACTGGCGGAGTCTCCCCTTCGCGAGCACACTGCCCGTGTCGATACTGCCGTCACGACCATTATCGAGCGAAGCGAGAAATTCGCTCGCGTCGTCAAGCAGTTGGACGTCGACCGGTCGGAGCCAGTGGACCTCGCAGCCGATGTTGCCACGCTCGTCGAAACCACACGTCGGACCCACCCCGACGTCCGAATCGCGTTCACCAGCGACGAGGAGGCCTGGACCACCGCCGGTCCGTTCATCACGACCGCCCTCGAGGAACTCGTCACGAACGCGATCGAACACGCCGACCGTCCCGACCTCGAGATCTCGATCGGCGTCACGGTCGAGCAGGAGGACGACCGTGACGTGGTCCGAGTTCGAGTAGCGGACAACGGACCCGGTATCCCCGAGGCCGAACTCGAACCGATCGTGCAGGGCACGGAAACACAACTGACCCACAGCACCGGGGTCGGTCTCTGGCTCGTGACGTGGATCGTCCAGGAAACCGGGGGCTCCATCGAGATCACCGGCGGCGACGACGGGTCGAGAGTGGTGATCACGCTCCCTCGCGCCAGCGACCGGGAGCGCGACGCGGCGATGGTCGACTGA
- the secF gene encoding protein translocase subunit SecF: protein MAYFDVPEIEYTRYSNRQLAAVPLAVLAVALIVLSGSFLVYGTPVPLGMDFAGGTELTVQTTTPEGEIGSAFEEPPESVTGTGSSNEYIIQFSSTDSQALNEQAESNLEQNGDSAIVQSVSSTSASFGQESQRTAMIGLVVAFVGMSAIAFLLFRTFVPSIAIVISAFSDLMIPLAFMRLAGIPLSLGTVAGLLMLIGYSVDSDILLNNHVLRRSGDFYESTARAMRTGVTMTVTSMAAMLVMAVSAYIFGIGLLASIGIILFVGLAADLMNTYMLNLSLLRWYKFEGVRS, encoded by the coding sequence ATGGCGTATTTCGACGTACCGGAGATCGAGTACACCCGGTACAGTAACCGCCAACTCGCGGCGGTTCCGCTCGCGGTCCTCGCGGTAGCATTGATCGTCCTCAGCGGATCGTTTCTCGTGTACGGCACGCCGGTTCCGCTCGGGATGGACTTTGCCGGCGGGACGGAGCTGACCGTGCAGACGACGACGCCGGAAGGCGAGATCGGGTCGGCGTTCGAGGAACCGCCCGAGTCCGTGACGGGAACGGGGAGTTCGAACGAGTACATCATCCAGTTCTCCTCGACCGACTCGCAGGCCCTGAACGAACAGGCCGAATCCAACCTCGAGCAAAACGGCGACAGCGCGATCGTCCAATCGGTCTCCTCGACGTCGGCGAGCTTCGGCCAGGAGAGCCAGCGGACGGCCATGATCGGCCTCGTCGTCGCGTTCGTCGGCATGAGTGCGATCGCGTTCCTCCTCTTTCGGACCTTCGTCCCGTCGATCGCGATCGTCATCTCGGCGTTTTCGGACCTCATGATCCCGCTCGCGTTCATGCGGCTCGCCGGCATCCCGCTCTCGCTGGGGACCGTCGCCGGGCTCCTGATGCTGATCGGGTACTCCGTCGACTCCGACATCCTGCTGAACAACCACGTCCTGCGCCGGAGCGGTGACTTCTACGAGAGCACGGCCCGCGCGATGCGGACCGGCGTCACGATGACCGTCACCTCGATGGCCGCGATGCTCGTGATGGCCGTCTCGGCGTACATCTTCGGCATCGGACTGCTCGCCTCGATCGGTATCATCCTCTTCGTCGGCCTCGCGGCCGACCTCATGAACACCTACATGTTGAACCTGAGCTTACTCCGGTGGTACAAGTTCGAGGGGGTCCGCTCATGA
- the pyrG gene encoding glutamine hydrolyzing CTP synthase: protein MPTESDTHYDPSLGNKFIFVTGGVMSGLGKGITAASTGRLLKNAGFDVTAVKIDPYLNVDAGTMNPYQHGEVYVLEDGGEVDLDLGNYERFLDIDMTSDHNITTGKTYQHVIEKERAGDYLGKTVQIIPHITDDIKRRIREAAAGTDVCIIEVGGTVGDIEGMPYLEALRQFAHEEPEENVLFTHVTLVPYSKNGEQKTKPTQHSVKEVRSIGLQPDIIVGRCEDRLDPETKEKIALFCDIPTEAVFSNPDVEDVYHVPLMVEDEGLDQYVLEHFGLADEALPAGERANGWRETATTEKDGEIDIALVGKYDLEDAYMSIHESLKHAGFELGLDVNVHWVHADGMADGYDDQLEDADGIIVPGGFGMRGTEGKIRAVQYARENDVPFLGLCLGFQMAVVEYARNVLGLEDAHSAEMEADTPHPVIDILPEQYEVEDMGGTMRLGEHTTVIEPETLAYDLYEDTSCSERHRHRYEVNPEYFDQFDDEPLVFSGTAGNRMEILELEDHPFFLGTQFHPEYTSRPGQPSPPFLGLLEAVLENESEATTADAKA, encoded by the coding sequence ATGCCGACGGAATCGGACACTCATTATGACCCCTCGCTGGGGAACAAGTTCATCTTCGTCACCGGCGGTGTCATGTCGGGGCTTGGAAAGGGGATCACGGCCGCGAGCACCGGCCGCCTCCTGAAAAACGCCGGGTTCGACGTCACCGCAGTGAAGATCGACCCGTACCTGAACGTCGACGCGGGGACGATGAACCCCTACCAGCACGGGGAAGTCTACGTCCTCGAGGACGGCGGCGAGGTCGACCTCGATCTGGGGAACTACGAGCGGTTCCTCGACATCGACATGACCTCGGACCACAACATCACCACGGGGAAGACGTATCAGCACGTTATCGAGAAGGAGCGGGCCGGCGACTATCTGGGGAAGACGGTCCAGATCATTCCGCACATTACCGACGACATCAAGCGCCGCATTCGCGAGGCCGCGGCGGGGACAGACGTCTGTATCATCGAAGTCGGTGGCACCGTCGGTGACATCGAGGGGATGCCCTACCTCGAGGCGCTGCGCCAGTTTGCCCACGAGGAACCGGAAGAGAACGTTCTCTTTACCCACGTCACGCTGGTGCCCTACTCGAAGAACGGGGAACAGAAGACGAAGCCGACGCAGCACTCGGTCAAGGAGGTGCGTTCGATCGGCCTGCAGCCCGACATTATCGTCGGCCGCTGCGAGGATCGCCTCGATCCGGAAACCAAAGAGAAGATCGCGCTGTTCTGTGATATCCCGACCGAGGCGGTGTTCTCCAATCCCGACGTCGAGGACGTCTACCACGTCCCGCTGATGGTCGAGGACGAGGGGCTCGACCAGTACGTCCTCGAGCACTTCGGACTGGCCGACGAGGCCCTGCCAGCGGGCGAACGGGCCAACGGCTGGCGGGAGACCGCCACCACCGAGAAAGACGGCGAGATAGACATCGCGCTGGTCGGCAAGTATGACTTGGAGGACGCGTACATGTCGATCCACGAGTCGCTGAAACACGCCGGCTTCGAACTCGGCCTTGACGTGAACGTCCACTGGGTCCACGCCGACGGGATGGCCGACGGGTACGACGACCAACTCGAGGACGCCGACGGGATCATCGTCCCCGGCGGCTTCGGGATGCGCGGCACCGAGGGGAAGATCCGGGCGGTCCAGTACGCCCGCGAGAACGACGTGCCCTTCCTCGGGCTCTGTCTGGGCTTCCAGATGGCGGTCGTCGAATACGCCCGGAACGTGCTCGGCCTCGAGGACGCTCACTCCGCCGAGATGGAAGCGGACACGCCTCATCCGGTCATCGACATCCTGCCCGAACAGTACGAGGTCGAGGACATGGGCGGCACGATGCGGCTCGGCGAGCACACGACCGTGATCGAACCCGAAACGCTGGCCTACGACCTCTACGAAGATACGTCCTGTAGCGAGCGCCACCGCCACCGCTACGAGGTCAACCCCGAGTACTTCGACCAGTTCGACGACGAGCCGCTGGTCTTCTCGGGCACCGCGGGCAACCGGATGGAGATCCTCGAACTCGAGGACCACCCGTTCTTCCTCGGGACGCAGTTCCACCCCGAGTACACGTCCCGGCCCGGGCAGCCGAGCCCGCCGTTCCTCGGACTGCTCGAGGCGGTTCTGGAGAACGAATCCGAAGCCACGACCGCCGACGCCAAGGCCTGA
- the infB gene encoding translation initiation factor IF-2 has protein sequence MSDTDTRDPTSLRTPIVAVLGHVDHGKTSLLDKIRGSAVIEGEAGAITQHIGATAVPLDIISSIAGELVDPDDFDLPGLLFIDTPGHHSFTTLRSRGGALADIAILVVDVNDGFQPQTLEALDILRRSQTPFIVAANKIDTVPGWNATEDSPINDTYESQSDRVRQRLDESLYEIIGNLSDEGFSADLYWRVQNFQRNVGVVPVSAMTGEGVPDLLTVMMGLSQRYMKEEMEIDVAGPGVGTVLEVKEEKGFGTTIDTVLYDGTIRSDDTIVVGGQNEPIVTDVRALLQPRPLAEIRTESRFEKVDEVSAAAGIKVAAPELADAMAGAPVRVVRDRALEDVIDEVRAELADIAVDTAEAGVVVKADTLGSLEAMADALGDAEVPIVRAEVGDVAPRDVSVASTADDGKQKAILGFNVDTLDDAEQRAEIEDVEIFTDEVIYQLIEEYEAYVEGIEKAQQDTILENITRPARFRILPDHTFRQNDPAVVGVEVNAGTIQNNANVVKFEGNEPDRVGQVKGIQEQGEDVDEARAGNRVSVAIDGPTVGRQIEEDDELWIEIPEKHAKILEQELASEIPGDELEALNMYLDKQRSRDPFWGK, from the coding sequence ATGTCGGACACGGATACACGCGACCCCACATCTCTCAGAACGCCGATCGTCGCCGTCCTCGGACACGTCGATCACGGCAAGACAAGTCTCCTCGACAAGATCCGCGGCTCCGCGGTCATCGAGGGTGAAGCAGGCGCGATCACCCAGCACATCGGTGCGACCGCCGTCCCGCTGGATATCATCTCCTCGATCGCGGGCGAACTCGTCGATCCGGACGACTTCGACCTCCCCGGCCTTCTCTTTATCGACACGCCGGGGCACCACTCCTTTACGACGCTCCGATCCCGCGGTGGCGCGCTGGCCGACATCGCCATCCTCGTCGTCGACGTCAACGACGGGTTCCAGCCCCAGACCCTCGAGGCGCTGGACATCCTCCGTCGGTCACAGACGCCGTTTATCGTCGCGGCGAACAAGATCGACACCGTTCCCGGCTGGAACGCCACCGAGGACTCGCCGATCAACGACACCTACGAGTCCCAGTCGGACCGCGTCCGCCAGCGACTCGACGAGAGCCTCTACGAGATCATCGGCAACCTCTCCGACGAGGGGTTCTCCGCGGACCTCTACTGGCGGGTCCAGAACTTCCAGCGGAACGTCGGCGTCGTCCCCGTCTCGGCGATGACCGGCGAAGGCGTTCCGGACCTCCTGACCGTCATGATGGGCCTCTCCCAGCGCTACATGAAAGAGGAGATGGAGATCGACGTCGCCGGCCCCGGCGTCGGTACCGTCCTCGAGGTCAAAGAGGAGAAAGGGTTCGGGACGACGATCGACACCGTCCTCTACGACGGGACGATCCGATCGGACGACACGATCGTCGTCGGCGGGCAGAACGAGCCCATCGTCACCGACGTCCGCGCGCTGCTCCAGCCCCGGCCGCTCGCCGAGATTCGGACCGAGAGCCGCTTCGAGAAAGTCGACGAGGTCTCGGCCGCGGCCGGGATCAAGGTCGCCGCGCCCGAACTCGCGGACGCCATGGCCGGCGCGCCGGTTCGCGTCGTCCGCGACCGCGCCCTCGAGGACGTCATCGACGAAGTCCGGGCCGAACTCGCGGACATCGCCGTCGACACCGCCGAAGCGGGCGTCGTCGTCAAGGCGGACACCCTCGGCAGCCTCGAGGCGATGGCCGACGCCTTAGGCGACGCGGAGGTACCGATCGTCCGCGCGGAGGTCGGCGACGTCGCGCCGCGCGACGTCTCGGTCGCCTCGACGGCCGACGACGGGAAACAGAAGGCGATCCTCGGATTCAACGTCGATACCCTCGACGACGCCGAACAGCGCGCGGAGATCGAGGACGTCGAGATCTTCACCGACGAGGTCATCTACCAGCTCATCGAGGAGTACGAGGCGTACGTCGAGGGGATCGAGAAGGCCCAGCAGGACACCATCCTCGAGAACATCACGCGGCCCGCCCGGTTCCGCATCCTGCCCGATCACACGTTCCGCCAGAACGATCCCGCGGTCGTCGGCGTCGAGGTGAACGCCGGGACCATCCAGAACAACGCGAACGTCGTCAAATTCGAGGGCAACGAACCCGATCGCGTCGGACAGGTCAAGGGGATTCAAGAGCAGGGCGAGGACGTCGACGAGGCCCGCGCGGGCAATCGCGTCTCGGTCGCCATCGACGGCCCGACCGTCGGCCGCCAGATCGAGGAGGACGACGAACTCTGGATCGAGATTCCCGAGAAACACGCGAAGATCCTCGAGCAGGAACTCGCCAGCGAAATTCCGGGCGACGAACTCGAGGCGCTGAACATGTACCTCGACAAACAGCGCAGTCGGGACCCGTTCTGGGGGAAGTAG
- a CDS encoding DUF5812 family protein has product MTEKTGTFVVTHAESDSAVVRDVETAQVHTLASNPDLEVSDVLEATVAPEPPLEVTWEVIDVADRRSIELVDSDLEPTQHEKTLASETEVGDFVQEERAGTGELHVFRVPDGEVEAAAEDVLGDEETIARAARLEAVRVEVRRSADEGVLSVRYLPD; this is encoded by the coding sequence ATGACCGAAAAGACGGGAACGTTCGTCGTCACGCACGCCGAGTCCGATTCGGCGGTCGTTCGCGACGTCGAGACCGCACAGGTCCACACGCTCGCATCCAACCCCGACCTCGAGGTCTCCGACGTCCTCGAGGCGACCGTCGCGCCGGAGCCGCCGCTGGAGGTCACCTGGGAAGTGATCGACGTCGCGGACAGGCGCTCGATCGAACTGGTCGACAGCGACCTCGAGCCGACCCAACACGAGAAAACGCTGGCGTCCGAGACCGAGGTCGGCGATTTCGTTCAAGAGGAGCGTGCCGGAACGGGCGAACTCCACGTCTTCCGCGTCCCCGACGGCGAAGTCGAGGCCGCCGCCGAAGACGTCCTCGGCGACGAGGAGACGATCGCGCGAGCGGCCCGGCTCGAGGCGGTGCGGGTGGAGGTTCGCCGATCGGCCGACGAGGGCGTGTTGAGCGTGCGCTACCTGCCGGACTGA
- a CDS encoding PH domain-containing protein, with the protein MASHERRAIVRVGEPDIGFQAGFGFYLGIVVTGIIALAGLLAGTSTATLLGVLPSTVTAVAIVGHIYTKRAHGLPERIGRNRWRRLACYAPAAAFGAMLVAPRFAPIEATGRLVVVTVALVALTGVSGFGVERMAKNRYIDAITVDEPAASWTWHRSDFRADERVWNVMLVLMIGAVGLVTAWTSGGIAGLFWVLYAAIVVASQWFDWGDDWNSFEPEDRWNPPELHAHEAGVVVDKSVGKTFVPWDAIAAVRLTDDELILERRRTRWFDIRCDRSGIEDPEDVFAELERLAHDERRTI; encoded by the coding sequence GTGGCATCTCACGAGCGACGCGCGATCGTTCGGGTCGGTGAACCCGACATCGGCTTTCAGGCCGGGTTCGGCTTCTATCTCGGGATCGTCGTCACCGGCATCATCGCACTCGCGGGGTTGCTCGCCGGCACGTCGACCGCGACGCTGCTCGGGGTCCTCCCGAGTACGGTGACGGCCGTCGCGATCGTCGGTCACATTTACACGAAACGCGCACACGGCCTCCCCGAGCGAATCGGACGGAACAGGTGGCGACGCCTCGCCTGTTACGCGCCAGCGGCGGCGTTCGGGGCGATGCTCGTCGCCCCTCGGTTCGCACCTATCGAGGCCACCGGCCGACTCGTCGTCGTTACGGTCGCGCTGGTCGCCCTGACGGGCGTGTCCGGATTCGGCGTCGAGCGGATGGCGAAAAACCGGTACATCGACGCGATCACCGTCGACGAGCCGGCCGCGAGCTGGACGTGGCACAGATCCGACTTCCGCGCCGACGAGCGCGTCTGGAACGTGATGCTGGTCCTGATGATCGGTGCTGTCGGACTCGTGACTGCGTGGACGTCGGGAGGCATAGCCGGCCTGTTTTGGGTGTTATACGCCGCTATCGTGGTCGCCTCACAGTGGTTCGACTGGGGCGACGACTGGAACAGTTTCGAGCCGGAGGACCGGTGGAATCCGCCGGAACTGCACGCACACGAAGCGGGGGTCGTCGTCGACAAGTCGGTCGGGAAAACGTTCGTCCCGTGGGATGCGATCGCGGCCGTTCGGCTGACCGACGACGAACTGATCCTCGAGCGCCGACGCACCCGGTGGTTCGACATCCGCTGTGACCGGTCCGGAATCGAGGACCCCGAGGACGTGTTCGCGGAACTCGAGCGACTCGCACACGACGAGAGACGGACGATTTGA
- a CDS encoding NOB1 family endonuclease — protein sequence MYVLDSSAFIHDFHTTEQTATIPLVREELEDESAYRYDAMEGSGMHIHIPNDDTTEKVQRAARESGDLEVLSETDVRLVAASFELDATLVTDDYAMQNVAEKLNVAVEVIAREGIDEQRHWHFQCQGCGREFDEEKDRCPICGSELARKNPS from the coding sequence ATGTACGTTCTCGACTCCTCCGCTTTTATCCACGACTTCCACACGACAGAACAGACTGCAACCATCCCGCTCGTCCGCGAAGAACTCGAAGACGAGAGCGCCTATCGCTACGACGCGATGGAGGGCTCCGGGATGCACATCCACATTCCCAACGACGACACCACCGAGAAGGTCCAGCGGGCGGCCCGCGAGTCGGGGGATCTCGAGGTGCTCTCGGAAACCGACGTTCGGCTCGTCGCGGCGAGTTTCGAACTCGACGCCACGTTAGTGACCGACGACTACGCGATGCAGAACGTCGCCGAGAAACTCAACGTCGCGGTCGAAGTGATCGCTCGAGAGGGGATCGACGAACAGCGCCACTGGCACTTCCAGTGTCAGGGCTGTGGCCGCGAGTTCGACGAGGAGAAAGACCGGTGTCCGATCTGCGGGTCGGAGCTGGCCCGGAAGAACCCGTCGTAG
- a CDS encoding PRC-barrel domain-containing protein, translating into MSDILAENLSGKSVMGSDGTELGLLYNITMDLKSGKLHDLVIEPDEELSRRAVDFDLDDAGRFLVPVNRVQAVKDYIVVQR; encoded by the coding sequence ATGAGCGATATACTCGCTGAAAACCTCTCGGGGAAGTCCGTCATGGGGTCGGACGGCACCGAGCTCGGACTGCTCTACAACATCACGATGGATCTGAAATCCGGCAAGCTCCACGATCTCGTTATCGAGCCCGACGAGGAACTGTCCCGGCGTGCCGTCGACTTCGACCTCGACGACGCCGGCCGCTTTCTCGTTCCCGTCAACCGCGTCCAAGCGGTGAAAGACTACATCGTCGTCCAGCGCTAA
- a CDS encoding cellulase family glycosylhydrolase, translating into MDDGRHATVDGAVVEVRQGIIEPYEQSFLGERTLVFETDLEEHLDPVVEWCRQNGGYCLGDFPRHWSGKQYWAVPDTGKPNAKLSEEVESFWETVAPRYAGQSRVLYEVCNEPTTRVCGTTRSRPNSEPSPDYPSAIGTRSY; encoded by the coding sequence GTGGACGACGGACGACACGCGACGGTCGACGGAGCGGTCGTCGAGGTCCGCCAGGGTATCATCGAACCCTACGAACAGTCCTTCCTCGGCGAGCGGACGCTCGTGTTCGAGACCGACCTCGAGGAACACCTCGACCCCGTGGTCGAGTGGTGTCGCCAGAACGGCGGCTACTGCCTCGGAGACTTTCCCCGTCACTGGTCCGGGAAGCAGTACTGGGCGGTTCCGGATACGGGCAAGCCGAACGCGAAGCTGTCCGAGGAAGTCGAGTCGTTCTGGGAAACGGTCGCACCGCGATACGCCGGCCAGTCGCGCGTCCTCTACGAGGTGTGCAACGAGCCGACAACCCGAGTATGTGGGACGACCCGCTCGAGGCCGAATTCGGAACCGAGTCCCGATTATCCGAGCGCGATAGGCACGAGATCATATTAA
- a CDS encoding CPBP family intramembrane glutamic endopeptidase — MTETTRADDVDQLASDAVPGIGTVLSGVTMAAMAVAVRRGVDDPVVWAGTGFALVAVLAFLVRRHGPLERRIGGPIAAVSSVAVVLLAGYALNQGITVPAALPTGSASVSIPIVFVAFVTAGLTAGLGVADYFGISSGGLKRRSLQTATLSIVGVAGLLATPIVAAILAVPLLPLLEPLSEIENAVFGQVSMAIGTMLVAGGYIVSTDRDLSFIDFERPTLRDLGWIVGGLIVLFGALFAISALMQSTGVESADHSTTQRAQESPELMLVLVPLAILVIGPFEELLYRNVIQKSLYDTFSRFGAVAVASVIFASVHVLAYATAGIGAVIASLGTIFGLSIVLGTIYERTDNLLVPALVHGVYNALLFANLYFLYG, encoded by the coding sequence ATGACCGAAACTACCCGGGCCGACGACGTCGACCAGCTCGCGTCCGACGCAGTCCCTGGAATCGGAACCGTCCTCTCCGGAGTGACGATGGCCGCGATGGCCGTCGCCGTTCGCCGCGGCGTCGACGACCCCGTCGTCTGGGCGGGAACCGGGTTCGCACTCGTCGCGGTGCTCGCCTTTCTGGTCCGCCGTCACGGCCCCCTCGAGCGGCGGATCGGTGGTCCGATCGCCGCCGTCTCGAGCGTCGCCGTCGTGTTGCTCGCCGGCTACGCGTTGAATCAGGGGATTACCGTGCCCGCCGCCCTACCGACGGGGTCGGCATCGGTGTCGATCCCGATCGTCTTCGTCGCGTTCGTCACGGCGGGGCTCACCGCCGGTCTCGGCGTCGCGGACTACTTCGGGATCAGCAGCGGCGGGCTCAAGCGCCGGAGTCTCCAGACGGCGACGCTGTCTATCGTCGGCGTCGCGGGACTCCTCGCGACGCCCATCGTCGCGGCGATCCTCGCGGTCCCGCTCTTGCCGCTCCTCGAGCCGCTCTCGGAGATCGAAAACGCGGTCTTCGGGCAGGTCAGTATGGCCATCGGAACGATGCTCGTCGCCGGCGGCTACATCGTGTCGACGGACCGCGATCTGTCCTTTATCGACTTCGAGCGGCCGACGCTCCGGGATCTCGGCTGGATCGTCGGCGGGCTGATCGTCCTTTTCGGCGCGCTCTTCGCGATCTCCGCACTCATGCAGTCGACCGGCGTGGAGAGCGCCGACCATTCGACGACGCAGCGGGCCCAAGAGAGCCCGGAACTGATGCTGGTGCTGGTCCCGCTCGCGATCCTGGTCATCGGGCCGTTCGAGGAACTGCTCTACCGGAACGTGATCCAGAAGTCGCTGTACGACACGTTCTCGCGGTTCGGTGCCGTCGCCGTGGCCAGTGTCATCTTCGCGTCGGTGCACGTGCTCGCGTACGCCACCGCCGGGATCGGCGCGGTGATCGCCAGCCTCGGCACCATCTTCGGTCTCTCGATCGTCCTCGGAACGATCTACGAGCGGACCGACAACCTCCTGGTGCCGGCGCTGGTTCACGGGGTCTACAACGCGCTCCTCTTCGCGAACCTCTACTTCCTCTACGGCTGA